Genomic DNA from Halomonas sp. BDJS001:
ATGAGGATCGCCAACTGGTTGGCATTGTCAGCGAAGGCGATTTAATGCGTCGGATAAAAGATGAGGGTGACCACCGCGACGCCTGGTGGTTAACGCTATTTGCTGGTGGCAAGGATGCGGGTGACTATGTGAAGTCCCACGGTCGAAAAGCCCATGAAGTCATGACGGCCAACCCGCTGTCAGTAGCGGAAAATACGCCGCTGCACACCATTGCGCGTATGTTGGAAAAACACCATATCAAACGGGTGCCTGTGCTGCGTGAAGGCAAACTGGTGGGCATTGTCAGCCGCGCTAACCTGCTACAAGGGATTGCCAATGCCGCGGTAGCGCCGACCCAATCACCCACGGATGATCGGCAGATTCGTGAGGCCATTCTCAAAGAGGTTGAGAATAATACCGGTGTACAGGTCGAAGGCATTAGCGTGATTGTGGATGGCGGTGCGGTAGAGGTTTGGGGGCTGGTCGAATCCCATGAGCAGAAGCAGGCGGTATCAGTGGCAGCAGAAAACGTGCCAGGGGTTACGAAAGTTGAAAACCACCTGGGTATGATACCGCGGGGCGTGGGGTATATGTAACCTTAGCCCGCTATTCTTATAGCGGGCTACTCCTTCCTGACTCTTTAAACCACTGACTTAATCGCCTGCTCCAGGCTGTTGACGCTGCGCTCTGTGTGGTGGAGCTTATCGAGTCCAAACAGGCCAATGCGGAAGGTTTGGAAGTTATCACCCTCATCGCACATTAGCGGTACGCCGCCTGCCACCTGAACGCCCGCCTGGGCAAGCTTGCCCACCAAGCCGCTATCGTCGCTGTAGCACACCACCACGCCTGGGGCTTCAAAGCCTTCCGCGGCAACGCTGACAAAACCGTGGCGTTTAAGCATCGCGCGGACTTCCCGACCAATCGCCTGCTGCTCCTGTTTTACTTTGGCAAAG
This window encodes:
- a CDS encoding CBS domain-containing protein: MQAIDIMTPNVVSVGPDTEVRDIAQLLLKHRISAVPVVDEDRQLVGIVSEGDLMRRIKDEGDHRDAWWLTLFAGGKDAGDYVKSHGRKAHEVMTANPLSVAENTPLHTIARMLEKHHIKRVPVLREGKLVGIVSRANLLQGIANAAVAPTQSPTDDRQIREAILKEVENNTGVQVEGISVIVDGGAVEVWGLVESHEQKQAVSVAAENVPGVTKVENHLGMIPRGVGYM